A single window of Archangium gephyra DNA harbors:
- a CDS encoding choice-of-anchor X domain-containing protein: MTKRRFGTLAGSLLLGSLMAGCGAEPAPEQVASQEQQLAEAPAQGAPVLENLEFIPSQTPSAFTPGLLRARLAEGEQAAQIELTGDDGKPLALRDDGLNGDEKAGDGLFSGFGIVDLDEHRKTQERIATFQKESTEPLTVATFADRELVRESPLFPLPADIFAPGRIIPLPTTGIARAVNPSKSLIINHSSVVGDPTRTWDPCTSTGNPNGVWTFKHLMTEMANTVSPAPAFTERWLRQWLTTQSVNGRPVPSRSLMATQILNAWPRLSTGELDLNRSPFKLVAIVNRLDLGRGNGGPYGTSGAGELRFVFSVMNSTTCVRPYNGFLVIFEYGVPQNQCAQVKTWAQSWLALSNPLLPLGSSAYNTQLQNLTQQVVLRNMAPGKPNGSAINQVRTNEIMLTTPWWETREFRLFSSAANPRNFTTTTPAPGQLVEHVTVRTPFDLFNNTATLTSFLTTNNAAILAGTHDVPLDYGATLNFLGAFPQMPTNGFFWNAPNLNTVPNGFNARHKFSLNTCNGCHARETSTNFTHVGVTGGLSPFLATGMANMNTPYNVTDPVSGQVRSFFEIRERAQHLDSAANQSCVIRRFDRPVAFAH, translated from the coding sequence ATGACGAAGAGGCGTTTTGGAACGCTGGCGGGAAGCCTGCTGCTGGGCAGCCTGATGGCGGGGTGCGGTGCGGAACCGGCCCCGGAGCAGGTGGCGAGCCAGGAGCAGCAGCTGGCGGAGGCGCCGGCTCAGGGTGCCCCCGTGCTGGAGAACCTGGAGTTCATCCCGTCCCAGACGCCCTCCGCCTTCACCCCTGGTCTCTTGAGGGCGCGGCTGGCCGAGGGTGAGCAGGCCGCCCAGATCGAGCTCACGGGCGACGATGGCAAGCCGCTGGCGCTGCGCGACGATGGCCTCAATGGCGACGAGAAGGCCGGTGACGGCCTCTTCTCCGGCTTCGGCATCGTGGACCTCGACGAGCACCGCAAGACGCAGGAGCGCATCGCCACCTTCCAGAAGGAGAGCACCGAGCCGCTCACCGTCGCCACCTTCGCTGACCGCGAGCTGGTACGCGAGAGCCCGCTCTTCCCGCTGCCGGCGGACATCTTCGCGCCGGGCCGGATCATTCCCCTGCCGACGACGGGCATCGCCCGGGCCGTCAATCCCAGCAAGTCCCTCATCATCAACCACTCCTCCGTGGTCGGAGATCCCACCCGCACCTGGGATCCCTGCACCAGCACGGGCAACCCGAACGGCGTGTGGACGTTCAAGCACCTGATGACGGAGATGGCCAACACCGTCAGCCCCGCCCCCGCCTTCACCGAGCGCTGGCTGCGGCAGTGGTTGACCACCCAGAGCGTGAACGGGCGGCCCGTGCCGTCGCGCTCGCTCATGGCCACGCAGATCCTCAACGCCTGGCCGAGGCTGAGCACGGGGGAGTTGGATCTGAACCGCTCGCCCTTCAAGCTGGTGGCCATCGTCAACCGGCTGGACCTGGGCCGCGGCAACGGCGGCCCGTACGGCACCAGCGGCGCGGGTGAGCTGCGCTTCGTCTTCTCGGTGATGAACTCGACGACCTGCGTGCGCCCCTACAACGGCTTCCTGGTCATCTTCGAGTACGGCGTGCCGCAGAACCAGTGCGCGCAGGTGAAGACGTGGGCCCAGTCGTGGCTCGCCCTCTCCAACCCGCTGCTGCCCCTGGGCAGCTCCGCCTACAACACGCAGCTGCAGAACCTCACCCAGCAGGTGGTGCTGCGCAACATGGCGCCGGGCAAGCCCAACGGCAGCGCCATCAACCAGGTGCGCACCAACGAGATCATGCTCACCACCCCGTGGTGGGAGACGCGTGAGTTCCGCCTCTTCTCCTCGGCGGCCAACCCGCGCAACTTCACCACCACCACCCCGGCGCCGGGCCAGCTGGTCGAGCACGTCACCGTGCGCACGCCCTTCGACCTGTTCAACAACACCGCCACGCTCACCAGCTTCCTGACCACGAACAACGCGGCCATCCTCGCCGGCACCCACGACGTGCCCCTGGACTACGGCGCCACGCTCAACTTCCTGGGAGCCTTCCCGCAGATGCCCACCAATGGCTTCTTCTGGAACGCGCCCAACCTGAACACGGTGCCCAACGGCTTCAACGCGCGTCACAAGTTCTCGCTCAATACCTGCAATGGCTGCCACGCGAGGGAGACGAGCACCAACTTCACGCACGTGGGCGTCACCGGTGGCCTCTCGCCCTTCCTGGCCACGGGCATGGCCAACATGAACACGCCCTACAACGTCACGGACCCGGTGAGCGGCCAGGTGCGCAGCTTCTTCGAGATCCGTGAGCGCGCCCAGCACCTGGACAGCGCAGCCAACCAGTCGTGCGTGATCCGCCGCTTCGACCGGCCGGTGGCCTTCGCGCACTGA
- a CDS encoding dipeptidase, with protein sequence MALKTGDVLELHQRWCIADSHADSLMWNRDLCERSSEGHVDFPRLREVGMKLQCFTIVTRGFPFIGGFEAFAVWRGWPREARESEWTRAVWQVDQLAEFCRRSEGQVRITTTGRALEENLAQGRLSAVLGIEGAHAIEGQVERVAELYQRGVRFMGLTHLSNNEAGGSSFPLMGNRPLSPLGHAVLEEMARVGMSVDVAHASEQTLEDILKHPTARVFSSHTGVRGAGGGWRNLSDEVLRRIAGRGGVVGIILAPVYLGGDAIDDVVRHIEHALGVMGEEGVGIGSDYDGMVALPKGIRDVTDLPKLTEALLRRHPEALVERILGGNFRRYFRETLGE encoded by the coding sequence ATGGCTCTCAAGACGGGTGACGTGCTCGAGCTCCACCAGCGCTGGTGCATCGCGGACTCGCACGCGGACTCGCTGATGTGGAACAGGGACCTGTGCGAGCGCTCCTCCGAAGGACACGTGGACTTCCCCCGCCTGCGCGAGGTGGGGATGAAGCTGCAGTGCTTCACCATCGTGACGCGGGGCTTTCCCTTCATCGGGGGCTTCGAGGCCTTCGCCGTCTGGCGCGGCTGGCCCCGAGAGGCCCGGGAGAGCGAGTGGACGCGCGCGGTGTGGCAGGTGGACCAGCTGGCGGAGTTCTGCCGGCGCTCCGAGGGGCAGGTGCGCATCACCACCACGGGACGGGCGCTGGAGGAGAACCTCGCCCAGGGGCGGCTGTCGGCGGTGCTCGGCATCGAGGGCGCGCACGCCATCGAGGGCCAGGTGGAGCGCGTGGCGGAGCTGTACCAGCGGGGCGTGCGCTTCATGGGCCTCACCCACCTGTCCAACAACGAGGCGGGAGGCTCGTCCTTCCCGCTGATGGGCAACCGGCCCTTGTCGCCCCTGGGCCACGCGGTGCTGGAGGAGATGGCGCGGGTGGGCATGAGCGTGGACGTGGCCCATGCCTCCGAGCAGACGCTGGAGGACATCCTGAAGCACCCCACGGCGCGCGTCTTCTCCTCACACACGGGCGTGCGGGGCGCGGGAGGCGGCTGGCGCAACCTGTCGGACGAGGTGCTGCGCCGCATCGCCGGGCGAGGTGGGGTGGTGGGCATCATCCTGGCCCCGGTGTACCTGGGCGGGGATGCCATCGACGATGTCGTGCGGCACATCGAGCACGCCCTGGGGGTGATGGGGGAGGAGGGCGTGGGGATTGGCTCGGACTATGACGGCATGGTGGCCCTGCCCAAGGGCATCCGCGACGTGACGGATCTGCCCAAGCTCACCGAGGCCCTGCTGCGCCGCCACCCGGAGGCGTTGGTGGAGCGAATCCTCGGAGGCAACTTCCGGAGGTACTTCCGCGAGACGCTCGGGGAGTGA
- a CDS encoding viroplasmin family protein gives MESRPTLVFADGACSGNPGPGGWGTLIVTPDGQVTELGGHEPDTTNNRMELTAVGKALRHLERTPGPLHIHTDSTYVIQGITSWAFGWSKRGWKTASGGEVANALYWKRLMALLAQRKQEHPGEASAVQWKYVRGHAGVPGNERVDEIAVCFSKGRSVKLYVGPLTGYGIAVHELPEDMSLPEEKPRQGEGSAKAKAYSYLSEVGRTVQRHTTWAACERRVKGVPGARFKKTRSAQDEAQVLEEWGFKAQDVQSED, from the coding sequence ATGGAGAGCCGCCCCACCCTGGTCTTCGCTGATGGAGCATGCTCCGGCAACCCCGGCCCGGGAGGCTGGGGCACCCTCATCGTCACGCCCGATGGACAGGTGACGGAGCTCGGAGGCCACGAGCCGGACACCACCAACAACCGGATGGAGCTGACGGCCGTGGGCAAGGCGCTGCGCCACCTGGAGCGCACGCCAGGGCCCCTGCACATCCACACGGACTCCACGTACGTGATTCAAGGCATCACGAGCTGGGCGTTCGGGTGGAGCAAGCGCGGATGGAAGACGGCCTCCGGGGGCGAGGTGGCCAATGCCCTCTACTGGAAGCGGCTGATGGCGCTGCTGGCCCAGCGCAAGCAGGAGCACCCGGGCGAGGCCTCCGCCGTGCAATGGAAGTACGTGCGCGGGCACGCGGGCGTACCGGGCAACGAGCGGGTGGACGAGATCGCCGTCTGCTTCTCCAAGGGCCGGAGCGTGAAGCTCTACGTGGGCCCCCTGACGGGATACGGCATCGCCGTGCACGAACTCCCCGAGGACATGTCCCTGCCCGAGGAGAAGCCCCGGCAGGGAGAGGGCTCCGCCAAGGCCAAGGCCTACTCCTACCTGAGCGAGGTGGGCCGCACCGTGCAGCGTCACACGACCTGGGCCGCGTGCGAGCGGCGGGTGAAGGGCGTCCCCGGCGCCCGCTTCAAGAAGACGCGCAGCGCACAGGACGAAGCCCAGGTGCTGGAGGAGTGGGGCTTCAAGGCCCAGGACGTCCAGTCCGAGGACTGA
- a CDS encoding ArnT family glycosyltransferase translates to MSVIVATALVALLPGLAHPGIHNWDEAVHLAVSRGLMDTPLRPHVYAEPFHRPAIDDWINGTLWLHKPLGSMWFAALGMSLGGVGTGVARFGSVLGMVAAALGVFFLMRGTAGRFGSTLAACTLLVLPFTYELVQGFMFGDMTDTTLAGCLALAMVLLVTSIRRDSLLLAALAGVAVGLGYLCKSTLALTPVGVAGVLAAGRLLGLTQGPRLRQLALLVVCAAAVALPWSLYARHAYPELWAIESHVTRSHLFEDEARSNPSIVMWIRPLDAIFNEIHLRTLEPFPEALPLLAGLWLLYRALRTRELETLAVALWLWPTWLILSWAAAKVPATSWGAVTAVFCALALLLRDSFRRPVLAAAVVGALSTPFLLPRLAFLAPLRARLPEALVQTRRVPGLLEGLCLALALALLVGLLMLVARARRPLTLALGVACTALALYFLAPRTVLAHVKMRGAKRDLGERTNTREAGLAAAKVLPDKALVWLRMEWDAPEQFEHLNFMFWSGRMAHKGNPRLDWGRAEGYRHYLASPAAEPFAPLEVPAGSALRLYDLSTPAPPPELPPGVQRLEVATGNAVVRGVAFVRTGYARDRWAFFVSPRGVPETLRVTFHLGGERRQLVTLSPEAALRPREAFRDVPWFIIPALGPRAEQVEALELPGAAPVPFSASGRAKPSAAAAP, encoded by the coding sequence GTGAGTGTCATCGTCGCCACCGCCCTAGTGGCGCTCCTGCCCGGTCTGGCGCATCCAGGCATCCACAACTGGGATGAGGCCGTGCACCTCGCCGTCTCGCGCGGGCTGATGGACACGCCGCTGCGGCCCCACGTCTACGCCGAGCCCTTCCACCGCCCGGCCATCGACGATTGGATCAACGGGACGCTCTGGCTCCACAAGCCGCTCGGCTCCATGTGGTTCGCGGCGCTCGGCATGAGCCTCGGTGGCGTGGGCACGGGCGTGGCCCGCTTCGGCTCCGTGCTCGGCATGGTGGCCGCCGCCCTGGGCGTCTTCTTCCTCATGCGGGGGACGGCCGGACGCTTCGGGTCCACCCTCGCCGCCTGCACCCTGCTCGTCCTCCCCTTCACCTACGAGCTCGTCCAGGGCTTCATGTTCGGGGACATGACCGACACCACGCTCGCGGGCTGTCTCGCCCTGGCCATGGTGCTGCTCGTCACCTCCATCCGGCGCGACTCGCTCCTCCTCGCGGCCCTCGCCGGTGTCGCCGTGGGGCTCGGCTACCTGTGCAAGAGCACACTCGCGCTGACTCCCGTGGGCGTGGCCGGGGTACTCGCCGCGGGCCGGCTGCTCGGGCTCACGCAGGGCCCGAGGCTCCGTCAGCTCGCCCTCCTCGTCGTCTGCGCGGCCGCCGTGGCGCTCCCGTGGTCCCTCTACGCACGGCACGCGTACCCCGAGCTCTGGGCCATCGAGTCGCACGTCACCCGGAGCCATCTGTTCGAGGACGAGGCGCGGAGCAATCCCTCCATCGTCATGTGGATCCGTCCGCTGGATGCGATCTTCAATGAGATCCACCTGCGCACCCTGGAGCCCTTCCCGGAGGCGCTGCCGCTGCTGGCCGGCCTCTGGCTCCTCTACCGGGCGCTGCGCACCCGCGAGCTCGAGACGCTCGCGGTGGCGCTGTGGCTGTGGCCCACCTGGCTCATCCTCTCGTGGGCGGCGGCGAAGGTCCCGGCCACGAGCTGGGGCGCGGTGACGGCGGTGTTCTGCGCCCTGGCCCTGCTCCTGCGGGACAGCTTCCGCCGCCCCGTACTCGCGGCGGCCGTGGTGGGCGCGCTCTCCACGCCCTTCCTGCTCCCCCGGCTGGCCTTCCTCGCACCGCTCCGGGCGCGGCTGCCGGAGGCACTCGTGCAGACCCGGCGCGTCCCCGGCCTCCTCGAGGGCCTCTGCCTCGCGCTCGCGCTGGCGCTCCTCGTGGGCCTGCTGATGCTCGTGGCCCGCGCGCGCCGTCCGCTCACGCTCGCGCTGGGGGTGGCGTGCACCGCGCTCGCGCTCTACTTCCTCGCTCCTCGTACCGTGCTCGCGCACGTGAAGATGCGGGGAGCCAAACGGGACCTGGGCGAGCGCACCAACACCCGGGAAGCGGGGCTCGCCGCGGCGAAGGTGCTCCCGGACAAGGCGCTCGTCTGGCTGCGCATGGAGTGGGACGCCCCCGAGCAGTTCGAACACCTGAACTTCATGTTCTGGAGCGGCCGGATGGCCCACAAGGGCAACCCCCGGCTGGATTGGGGCCGGGCCGAGGGTTACCGCCATTACCTGGCCTCACCCGCCGCCGAGCCCTTCGCGCCGCTGGAGGTGCCCGCCGGCTCGGCGCTCCGCCTGTACGATCTCTCCACGCCCGCGCCGCCGCCGGAGCTGCCCCCGGGAGTCCAACGCCTGGAGGTGGCCACCGGCAACGCGGTGGTGCGGGGCGTGGCGTTCGTCCGCACCGGTTACGCGCGGGACCGGTGGGCCTTCTTCGTCTCACCGCGCGGCGTGCCGGAGACGTTGCGCGTCACGTTCCACCTGGGCGGCGAGCGGCGGCAGCTCGTGACCCTCTCGC